The genomic interval CGTAGTGACAATCGCTTCTTGAACTGTTGCAGTTCGGGGAATAACTGGATCCACCCAGCGATAAGAGTGTTTTGCTTGAAGCACCTCAGAAATGCGTACCTTGGGTCCGAGCAGGGGAGTAGTAGAGTGAGAAAGCATGTTTGAAATGACACGGTGGCGATTAGCTATTCCGGTGAGTTCAATAGTGAAAATGACAGTAGCCTTCTTCAAGCGTAAATGTCCATCTGCACACGGTGACACTGGGCCTTACCTCAGAAAGCCGCTTGCGTTTGCGCTCTTCGACGTGCTCGTCTTCCTTGCTAAAATCTATCGGCGTCTTCAGTGCAGAGTCGGAGTCTTTTGATAAATTGACATCGTCTGAATCAGTGGGTTGGGCAGCCGACGAAAACGCTTGCCAAGCCGACGACCAAGTTTGCCTGTTCACTTTTCGCCGATTGACAAGCCATTTCGGAGGCGGCCGATGCTCCGTTGCACCAGACCCATGCGGTAGGGAAGACAGCCTCGCCAGAGTCGACCGAGTCGAACGTCTACGCAATACACCATCTGTACGCGAGACCGTGGATCTAGTCCATAGATTCCGGGAGGCAGACTCTAACGTTGCAAAGGCAGCCATGAAGTAATCGCGGGGTCCAGCCTTCAGTTTTGTCAAAAATAAACTAGAAATTACAGGAATCTTCGCCCTCCCGTATCTTGTTGGTGTGCGGTTCACGGATTCGGTCCGCTATCTTCAGAAAGTTCTTACAGCAGCGTCCGACAGGTGGCAGAAATGACGAAGCGGATCTGAAGAGACTAGCGTTGATTTCTGTGACTGTGGTGGTCGCCTACAACTTTGTCTTCGTAAAAAGAGCGAAAGCAAGCGTAGACTTTCTTGGATACTTGTGCCTGCTAACGTCCCTCATTTCGTTAACTGTGTAAGCGTATTCGCGAGAATTATCGGGAAGCACCCTAAGGAACTTTGCTGTCCTCATATTCTACCTTCATCGCTCTTTCTATTTTCACAGCTATAGTCGGTAACAGTTGGAGGAGAAGAGAACGCTTAAGATACAAAAAGTGTGACACAATGATGTCCCAACAGACCTTTCTTGTCTAACAGCGAAGGACCACATGGCGTATTATAGCACGTAGCCTTTTGTCACAAAACTGCTGTCTCGTTCGTTGTCACATCTCGAAAGCGCTTACCCCTTACATTAGACAGCCCCCGCCGAATCATCGTTTTTACATATTGGTTCAAACTTTAGAACTGGGAGATAATAGATATTTTACAAGCGAGCAACATGACCTCGATCGGCGAGCTTTTCCCGAAATGCCGCAAACTTGCTTACGACGCCCGACAACAAGTTGCACAGGTGCAACAGGGGGTCGTCAGCGCGACCGATCTGTACGTGCTGCTGGAAGAATTGTCGCGCCAATTGAATGCTATGGAGGAACTTGTGTATCGTGAAACTCCAGTACAGCGCGATGTGTGGAATCGCAAAATTGCCGAACTTCGACACGAATGCACGCTGCTCCATCAACAAGGGACCCAAGCCGCCCACTCCGCATCCCGCTACCGTAATCCTTACGGACAAGAAAGAGACGAATTGCTAAGACGCCGAAGGCGCAGAGGTAACGAGTCCGATGTCCAGGACTTGTCGCAAGAATCATCTTCCTTGGAACAATCGCAAAACATGGTCTTTGGTTTGATTGATCAGGGACAGGCATCTTTAAATGGACTAATCGAACAACGCCAAAGACTTCGGGGTGTCAACAGGATGGTTT from Phaeodactylum tricornutum CCAP 1055/1 chromosome 11, complete sequence carries:
- the Memb11 gene encoding predicted protein (Putative Golgi v-SNARE component, similar to plant Membrin11 and animal GOSR proteins), which translates into the protein MTSIGELFPKCRKLAYDARQQVAQVQQGVVSATDLYVLLEELSRQLNAMEELVYRETPVQRDVWNRKIAELRHECTLLHQQGTQAAHSASRYRNPYGQERDELLRRRRRRGNESDVQDLSQESSSLEQSQNMVFGLIDQGQASLNGLIEQRQRLRGVNRMVFDIGNRLGLSQSTMKIIERRDITDAYLVAGGMIVTILVIYFVWF